Proteins encoded together in one Nocardioides marinisabuli window:
- a CDS encoding ATP-binding cassette domain-containing protein — MRGLTAVHDDGTVGAHDIDLRVERGELVLLLGQVGSGKSSLLAALAGLVSTRGEVRWNDRLLDDPETELRPGRVAHVAQVPRVLSGTFRDNIRLDHPDRQVEPAIAAARLGRDVEEAGGPDSLVGHRGVRLSGGQVQRVALARALACDSELLLADDVSSALDAATEVELWESLRERGTTVVGATSKTAALARADRVVVLVDGTVAASGPWSQLAPRWRHLAG, encoded by the coding sequence GTGCGCGGGCTCACCGCGGTGCACGACGACGGCACCGTCGGCGCCCACGACATCGACCTGCGCGTCGAGCGGGGCGAGCTGGTGCTGCTGCTCGGTCAGGTCGGCTCCGGCAAGTCCAGCCTCCTCGCGGCGCTGGCCGGGCTGGTCAGCACCCGCGGCGAGGTGCGCTGGAACGACCGGCTGCTCGACGACCCCGAGACCGAGCTGCGACCCGGCCGGGTCGCCCACGTGGCGCAGGTGCCCCGGGTGCTGTCGGGCACGTTCCGCGACAACATCCGGCTCGACCACCCCGACCGGCAGGTCGAGCCCGCCATCGCGGCCGCCCGCCTGGGCCGCGACGTCGAGGAGGCCGGTGGGCCCGACTCGCTGGTCGGGCACCGCGGCGTACGCCTCTCGGGCGGGCAGGTGCAGCGCGTCGCGCTGGCGCGGGCGCTGGCCTGCGACTCCGAGCTGCTGCTGGCCGACGACGTGTCCTCGGCGCTCGACGCGGCCACCGAGGTCGAGCTGTGGGAGTCGCTGCGCGAGCGCGGCACCACCGTCGTCGGCGCCACCTCCAAGACCGCCGCCCTGGCCCGCGCCGACCGGGTCGTGGTGCTGGTCGACGGCACCGTGGCCGCCAGCGGGCCCTGGTCGCAGCTGGCCCCCCGCTGGCGCCACCTCGCCGGCTGA
- a CDS encoding leucyl aminopeptidase: MTSFTLSSASPAKTKTDAVVVGVVQSEPTGRRASKEDGPVLELAAGAEDVARAYGRKLRPLLASLDVKGSVGEVTRVPTSGTIGAPLLVLVGLGKDPQPADLRRAAGAASRAVTNAADVALALPAETAADVRAVAEGWALGAYTFTTYKQDTAKDATTAGEVVLLSSAARDKQVVAALEEAQVVTRAVAATRDWVNTPPGDLRPPAFAEAAQARAKELGKGRGAPKITLRVLDEVELAELGCGGILGVGVGSSAPPRLVEISYTPKGATTHLALVGKGITFDSGGLSIKPAQGMHEMKSDMAGAAAVIQATFAIAELGLPVKVSCFAPMAENMVSGDATRPGDILSMYGGKTVEVLNTDAEGRLVLGDALVRAVETEPDLIVDVATLTGAMVVALGNKMAGVMGSEEVVAKVVEAGASAGEPIWAMPIPEEMKQRVTSSKIADLAQHDWVRWGGGLFAGAFLREFTDGRPWAHLDIAGPSFNAGGPDGHLTNGGTGFAVSTLVDLARGLA; the protein is encoded by the coding sequence GTGACCTCGTTTACCTTGAGCAGTGCCAGCCCCGCCAAGACCAAGACCGACGCCGTCGTCGTCGGTGTCGTGCAGAGCGAGCCGACCGGCCGCCGCGCGAGCAAGGAGGACGGCCCGGTCCTCGAGCTCGCCGCCGGCGCCGAGGACGTCGCCAGGGCCTACGGCCGCAAGCTGCGCCCGCTGCTGGCCTCCCTCGACGTCAAGGGCTCCGTCGGCGAGGTCACCCGGGTGCCCACCTCGGGCACGATCGGCGCACCGCTGCTGGTGCTCGTGGGCCTCGGCAAGGACCCCCAGCCCGCCGACCTGCGCCGCGCCGCCGGTGCCGCCTCCCGGGCCGTGACCAACGCCGCCGACGTCGCGCTCGCGCTGCCGGCCGAGACCGCCGCCGACGTGCGGGCCGTGGCCGAGGGCTGGGCGCTCGGCGCCTACACGTTCACGACGTACAAGCAGGACACCGCCAAGGACGCCACCACCGCCGGCGAGGTGGTGCTGCTGAGCAGCGCCGCACGCGACAAGCAGGTCGTCGCCGCCCTCGAGGAGGCCCAGGTCGTCACCCGGGCGGTCGCGGCCACCCGCGACTGGGTCAACACTCCCCCGGGCGACCTGCGCCCGCCAGCGTTCGCCGAGGCCGCGCAGGCGCGCGCCAAGGAGCTCGGCAAGGGCCGCGGCGCCCCCAAGATCACGCTGCGCGTCCTCGACGAGGTCGAGCTCGCCGAGCTCGGCTGCGGCGGCATCCTCGGCGTCGGCGTCGGCTCCTCCGCCCCGCCGCGCCTGGTCGAGATCAGCTACACGCCCAAGGGCGCGACGACCCACCTGGCCCTGGTCGGCAAGGGCATCACCTTCGACTCCGGCGGCCTGTCGATCAAGCCCGCGCAGGGCATGCACGAGATGAAGTCCGACATGGCCGGCGCCGCCGCGGTCATCCAGGCCACCTTCGCCATCGCCGAGCTCGGCCTGCCGGTCAAGGTCTCCTGCTTCGCGCCGATGGCCGAGAACATGGTCTCCGGCGACGCGACCCGGCCCGGCGACATCCTGAGCATGTACGGCGGCAAGACCGTCGAGGTGCTCAACACCGACGCCGAGGGTCGTCTCGTGCTCGGTGACGCGCTGGTGCGCGCCGTCGAGACCGAGCCCGACCTGATCGTCGACGTCGCCACGCTCACCGGTGCCATGGTCGTCGCGCTCGGCAACAAGATGGCCGGCGTGATGGGCTCCGAGGAGGTCGTGGCCAAGGTCGTCGAGGCCGGCGCCAGCGCCGGTGAGCCGATCTGGGCGATGCCGATCCCCGAGGAGATGAAGCAGCGCGTCACCTCCAGCAAGATCGCCGACCTCGCCCAGCACGACTGGGTGCGCTGGGGCGGCGGGCTCTTCGCCGGCGCGTTCCTGCGCGAGTTCACCGACGGGCGCCCCTGGGCGCACCTCGACATCGCCGGCCCGTCGTTCAACGCCGGCGGCCCCGACGGCCACCTGACCAACGGCGGCACCGGCTTCGCGGTGTCGACCCTCGTCGACCTGGCGCGCGGCCTGGCCTGA
- a CDS encoding ABC transporter ATP-binding protein: MSTTSDLGVVDTRHDLIIETTALRKEFRTRKGQTRVAVQGLDLAVPAGGVHGFLGPNGSGKTTTIRMLLGLAAATSGTMRLFGRPVPDELPAVIGRVGAVVESPKFSPNLTARQNLLLLSRSIGGPDARVDEAIETVGLTGRDGDRFRAYSLGMKQRLAIAATLLKDPALLILDEPTNGLDPAGIREIRDTIRDLGERGVTVLLSSHILAEVQQVCTSATIIGNGRLLASGTVADLLAGGSAYRVDVASPGEARRLLDAAGHTTRPGPDEHSLLVDTEAPAEVTRLLGEAGIWLAGLSAQRQDLESYFLELTADDTLGQATTGGAA, encoded by the coding sequence GTGAGCACCACGAGCGACCTCGGGGTCGTCGACACCCGGCACGACCTGATCATCGAGACCACCGCGCTGCGCAAGGAGTTCCGCACCCGCAAGGGGCAGACCCGCGTGGCGGTGCAGGGCCTGGACCTGGCGGTGCCGGCCGGTGGCGTGCACGGCTTCCTGGGCCCCAACGGCTCGGGCAAGACCACCACCATCCGGATGCTGCTGGGCCTGGCGGCCGCCACCAGCGGCACCATGCGTCTCTTCGGGCGCCCGGTGCCCGACGAGCTGCCGGCCGTCATCGGACGGGTGGGAGCGGTGGTGGAGTCGCCGAAGTTCTCGCCCAACCTCACGGCTCGGCAGAACCTGCTGCTGCTCTCCCGCTCCATCGGCGGGCCCGATGCCCGCGTCGACGAGGCCATCGAGACCGTCGGGCTCACCGGCCGCGACGGCGACCGGTTCCGCGCCTACTCGTTGGGCATGAAGCAGCGCCTGGCGATCGCCGCGACGCTGCTCAAGGACCCGGCGCTGCTGATCCTCGACGAGCCGACCAACGGTCTCGACCCGGCGGGCATCCGCGAGATCCGCGACACCATCCGCGACCTGGGTGAGCGCGGCGTCACGGTGCTGCTCTCCTCGCACATCCTCGCCGAGGTCCAGCAGGTCTGCACCTCGGCCACCATCATCGGCAACGGCCGGCTGCTGGCCTCGGGCACCGTGGCCGACCTGCTGGCCGGCGGGTCGGCGTACCGCGTCGACGTGGCCTCGCCCGGCGAGGCGCGGCGGCTGCTCGACGCGGCCGGCCACACCACCCGCCCCGGCCCCGACGAGCACTCCCTGCTGGTCGACACCGAGGCCCCGGCGGAGGTGACCCGGCTGCTGGGTGAGGCCGGGATCTGGTTGGCCGGGCTCTCCGCCCAGCGCCAGGACCTCGAGAGCTACTTCCTCGAGCTGACCGCCGACGACACGCTGGGGCAGGCCACCACGGGCGGTGCGGCATGA
- the lipB gene encoding lipoyl(octanoyl) transferase LipB, with protein sequence MSEQESVQFEVAGLGPDAVDYLAAWELQREVHAQVVAGERPGTVLLLEHPPTYTAGKRTDAHERPLDPGGAPVIDVDRGGKITFHGPGQLVAYPIVALPDHVKVVDFVRRMEEAMIATCAHFGVETARVPGRSGAWLRADERAGERKIGAIGIRVSRGVTMHGISLNCDVDLGWYDRFVPCGIADAGVTTLSLETGRRVGVQEALPVLQDHLTEMLAWGDYTATPDYEPRPEPGRAPRIELVTPGG encoded by the coding sequence ATGAGCGAGCAGGAGAGCGTGCAGTTCGAGGTGGCCGGGCTGGGGCCCGACGCGGTCGACTACCTGGCCGCCTGGGAGCTCCAGCGCGAGGTGCACGCGCAGGTCGTGGCCGGCGAGCGGCCCGGCACCGTGCTGCTCCTCGAGCACCCGCCGACCTACACCGCCGGCAAGCGCACCGACGCCCACGAGCGTCCCCTCGACCCCGGCGGCGCGCCCGTCATCGACGTCGACCGCGGCGGCAAGATCACCTTCCACGGCCCCGGCCAGCTGGTGGCCTACCCGATCGTCGCGCTGCCCGACCACGTCAAGGTCGTCGACTTCGTACGCCGCATGGAGGAGGCGATGATCGCCACCTGCGCGCACTTCGGGGTCGAGACCGCCCGCGTCCCGGGCCGCAGCGGCGCCTGGCTGCGCGCCGACGAGCGGGCCGGCGAGCGCAAGATCGGCGCGATCGGCATCCGGGTCAGCCGGGGCGTGACCATGCACGGCATCTCCCTCAACTGCGACGTCGACCTGGGCTGGTACGACCGCTTCGTGCCCTGCGGGATCGCCGACGCCGGGGTCACGACCCTGAGCCTCGAGACCGGCCGCCGCGTCGGCGTCCAGGAGGCCCTGCCGGTGCTGCAGGACCACCTCACCGAGATGCTCGCCTGGGGCGACTACACCGCCACCCCCGACTACGAGCCGCGCCCCGAGCCGGGCCGCGCTCCGCGCATCGAGCTGGTCACCCCCGGCGGCTGA
- a CDS encoding TIGR01777 family oxidoreductase, with amino-acid sequence MSLHVVMAGSSGFLGTHLTAALRERGHRVTRLVRSPSEKPDASTWDPYAGVVDRDLVAGADVVVNLAGAPLIGNVHSQKWAREVRESRVRTTRLLAEVIAGADEPPAFLAGNGIAFYGDHGDQPLTEASDSRGDALLTQVSREWQEVTEPAAAAGSRVCVLRTSPVMDRRSPPLKQLVPLFKLGLGGRLGSGRQHMAMISLRDWIGAVVHLAEHESASGPFNLCCETTPTNAEFTETLASALSRPSFATVPAPLLRVAAGKMAPELLGSLNVSPAALREVGYGFQDPDVAAVVSSGLAARD; translated from the coding sequence ATGAGCCTGCATGTGGTCATGGCCGGGTCGTCCGGCTTCCTCGGCACCCACCTCACCGCCGCGCTGCGCGAGCGCGGGCACCGCGTCACCCGCCTGGTGCGCAGTCCCAGCGAGAAGCCCGACGCGTCGACCTGGGACCCGTACGCCGGCGTGGTCGACCGCGACCTGGTCGCCGGCGCCGACGTGGTGGTCAACCTGGCGGGCGCGCCGCTGATCGGCAACGTGCACTCGCAGAAGTGGGCGCGCGAGGTGCGTGAGAGCCGGGTGCGCACCACCCGGCTGCTCGCCGAGGTGATCGCCGGGGCCGACGAGCCGCCGGCGTTCCTGGCCGGCAACGGGATCGCGTTCTACGGCGACCACGGCGACCAGCCGCTGACCGAGGCCTCCGACAGCCGCGGCGACGCGCTGCTGACCCAGGTCAGCCGCGAGTGGCAGGAGGTCACCGAGCCCGCGGCCGCCGCGGGCTCGCGGGTCTGCGTGCTGCGCACCTCCCCGGTGATGGACCGGCGCAGCCCTCCCCTCAAGCAGCTCGTGCCGCTCTTCAAGCTCGGCCTGGGCGGCCGGCTGGGCAGCGGGCGCCAGCACATGGCGATGATCTCGCTGCGCGACTGGATCGGCGCCGTGGTGCACCTGGCCGAGCACGAGAGCGCTTCGGGGCCGTTCAACCTGTGCTGCGAGACGACGCCGACCAACGCCGAGTTCACCGAGACCCTGGCCTCGGCGCTGAGCCGGCCCAGTTTCGCGACCGTGCCGGCACCGCTGCTGCGGGTCGCCGCGGGCAAGATGGCCCCCGAGCTGCTGGGCTCGCTCAACGTCAGCCCCGCGGCGCTGCGGGAGGTCGGCTACGGCTTCCAGGACCCCGACGTCGCGGCGGTCGTGTCCTCCGGTCTCGCGGCCCGCGACTGA
- the lipA gene encoding lipoyl synthase, with the protein MTEAPAPEGRKLLRLEVRNAETPIERKPEWIKTRAKMGPAYKELQNLVKGEGLHTVCQEAGCPNIFECWEDREATFLIGGDQCTRRCDFCQIDTGKPQPLDRDEPRRVAESVQKMQLRYATITGVARDDLPDGGAWLYAETVKVIHELNPETGVENLIPDFNGKPDLLQEVFESRPEVLAHNVETVPRIFKRIRPAFRYERSLDVITQARDFGLVTKSNLILGMGETREEVSQALRDLHEAGCELITITQYLRPSARHHPVERWVKPEEFVELKDEADEIGFSGVMSGPLVRSSYRAGRLYRQAMEAREGAAV; encoded by the coding sequence GTGACTGAGGCACCTGCACCCGAAGGCCGCAAGCTCCTCCGACTCGAGGTCCGCAACGCCGAGACCCCCATCGAGCGCAAGCCGGAGTGGATCAAGACCCGCGCCAAGATGGGCCCGGCGTACAAGGAGCTGCAGAACCTCGTCAAGGGCGAGGGCCTGCACACCGTGTGCCAGGAGGCCGGCTGCCCCAACATCTTCGAGTGCTGGGAGGACCGCGAGGCCACCTTCCTCATCGGCGGCGACCAGTGCACCCGGCGCTGCGACTTCTGCCAGATCGACACCGGCAAGCCCCAGCCGCTCGACCGCGACGAGCCGCGCCGGGTCGCTGAGTCGGTGCAGAAGATGCAGCTGCGCTACGCCACCATCACCGGGGTCGCGCGCGACGACCTGCCCGACGGCGGTGCCTGGCTCTACGCCGAGACCGTCAAGGTGATCCACGAGCTCAACCCCGAGACCGGCGTCGAGAACCTGATCCCCGACTTCAACGGCAAGCCCGACCTCCTCCAGGAGGTCTTCGAGAGCCGTCCCGAGGTGCTGGCCCACAACGTCGAGACGGTGCCGCGGATCTTCAAGCGCATCCGTCCCGCGTTCCGCTACGAGCGCTCCCTCGACGTCATCACCCAGGCCCGCGACTTCGGCCTGGTCACCAAGTCGAACCTGATCCTGGGCATGGGCGAGACCCGCGAGGAGGTCAGCCAGGCCCTGCGCGACCTGCACGAGGCCGGCTGCGAGCTCATCACGATCACCCAGTACCTGCGCCCCTCGGCCCGCCACCACCCCGTCGAGCGGTGGGTCAAGCCCGAGGAGTTCGTCGAGCTCAAGGACGAGGCCGACGAGATCGGGTTCTCCGGCGTCATGTCCGGACCGCTGGTCCGTTCGTCGTACCGGGCCGGGCGCCTGTACCGTCAGGCGATGGAGGCGCGAGAGGGCGCCGCCGTCTGA
- the sucB gene encoding 2-oxoglutarate dehydrogenase, E2 component, dihydrolipoamide succinyltransferase has protein sequence MATEVNLPELGESVTEGTVTRWLKQVGDTVAVDEPLLEISTDKVDTEIPSPVAGTLLEIKAEEDDTVEVGALLAVIGDEGESAGDSGNDTATPEAEPADDDEAEKKAEQEEEVAEETGDLPPGDETPESAKSDDKPLEETEKPAAATKGSGSGGSGTTVTLPELGESVTEGTVTRWLKQVGDEVAVDEPLLEISTDKVDTEIPSPVAGTLLEVKVSEDETVEIGAELAVIGDGSAGGDSEPEPEPEPEPEPEPEPEPEKKPEPKQEAKPAQEKAPEPTKEQEKPDSSTSSSSSSSSSSSGDGPGYVTPLVRKLAGQHGVDLNDVTGTGVGGRIRKQDVLEAAKAKEEPVAPAASSAPAAPAASSGGAPAPSSPSPLRGKTEKLSRLRKIIASRMVESLQVSAQLTQVIEVDVTNIARLRDAKKADFLAREGVKLSYLPFFAKATVDALKQHPSLNATIDTEAGEVTYYDRENLAFAVDTEKGLITPVVKDAGDLSISGLARKIGDVAERTRTNKIGPDELSGGTFTITNLGSVGALFDTPVINQPQVAILGPGAVVKRPVVIDDPNLGETIAVRHMVYLALTYDHRLVDGADAGRFLQEVKQRLESGQFEV, from the coding sequence TTGGCCACCGAAGTCAACCTCCCGGAACTGGGTGAGTCCGTCACCGAGGGCACCGTCACGCGCTGGCTGAAGCAGGTCGGCGACACGGTCGCCGTCGACGAGCCGCTGCTGGAGATCTCCACCGACAAGGTCGACACCGAGATCCCCAGCCCGGTCGCGGGCACGCTGCTCGAGATCAAGGCCGAGGAGGACGACACCGTCGAGGTGGGCGCGCTCCTGGCCGTGATCGGCGACGAGGGCGAGTCGGCCGGCGACTCCGGCAACGACACCGCCACGCCCGAGGCGGAGCCCGCCGACGACGACGAGGCCGAGAAGAAGGCCGAGCAGGAGGAGGAGGTCGCCGAGGAGACCGGCGACCTGCCCCCCGGCGACGAGACCCCCGAGTCGGCCAAGTCCGACGACAAGCCGCTCGAGGAGACCGAGAAGCCGGCCGCCGCCACCAAGGGGTCGGGGTCCGGCGGCAGCGGCACCACGGTGACCCTGCCCGAGCTGGGCGAGTCGGTCACCGAGGGCACCGTGACCCGCTGGCTCAAGCAGGTCGGTGACGAGGTCGCCGTCGACGAGCCGCTGCTGGAGATCTCCACCGACAAGGTCGACACCGAGATCCCCTCCCCCGTGGCCGGCACGCTGCTCGAGGTGAAGGTCTCCGAGGACGAGACCGTCGAGATCGGCGCCGAGCTCGCCGTCATCGGCGACGGGTCCGCCGGCGGCGACTCCGAGCCGGAGCCCGAGCCGGAGCCCGAGCCCGAGCCCGAGCCGGAGCCCGAGCCGGAGAAGAAGCCCGAGCCGAAGCAGGAGGCGAAGCCGGCCCAGGAGAAGGCGCCCGAGCCGACCAAGGAGCAGGAGAAGCCCGACTCCTCCACCAGCAGCTCCTCGAGCAGCTCCTCGAGCAGCTCCGGCGACGGTCCCGGCTACGTGACCCCGCTGGTGCGCAAGCTGGCCGGCCAGCACGGCGTCGACCTCAACGACGTCACCGGCACCGGTGTCGGCGGGCGCATCCGCAAGCAGGACGTGCTCGAGGCCGCGAAGGCCAAGGAGGAGCCGGTCGCCCCGGCCGCCTCGTCGGCCCCCGCCGCCCCGGCGGCGTCCTCGGGCGGCGCCCCGGCGCCCTCGAGCCCCTCGCCGCTGCGCGGCAAGACCGAGAAGCTCTCGCGGCTGCGCAAGATCATCGCCTCGCGCATGGTCGAGTCGCTGCAGGTCTCGGCCCAGCTCACGCAGGTCATCGAGGTCGATGTCACCAACATCGCCCGTCTGCGCGACGCCAAGAAGGCCGACTTCCTGGCCCGTGAGGGCGTCAAGCTGTCCTACCTGCCGTTCTTCGCCAAGGCGACGGTCGACGCGCTCAAGCAGCACCCCTCGCTGAACGCCACGATCGACACCGAGGCCGGTGAGGTCACCTACTACGACCGCGAGAACCTCGCGTTCGCGGTGGACACCGAGAAGGGCCTGATCACCCCGGTGGTCAAGGACGCCGGCGACCTGTCGATCTCGGGCCTGGCCCGCAAGATCGGCGACGTGGCCGAGCGCACCCGCACCAACAAGATCGGCCCCGACGAGCTGTCGGGCGGCACCTTCACGATCACCAACCTCGGCAGCGTGGGGGCGCTCTTCGACACCCCCGTGATCAACCAGCCGCAGGTCGCGATCCTGGGCCCCGGTGCCGTGGTCAAGCGCCCGGTCGTCATCGACGACCCCAACCTGGGCGAGACCATCGCGGTGCGCCACATGGTCTACCTGGCGCTGACCTACGACCACCGCCTGGTTGACGGCGCCGACGCCGGCCGGTTCCTGCAGGAGGTCAAGCAGCGCCTCGAGAGCGGCCAGTTCGAGGTCTGA
- the gcvT gene encoding glycine cleavage system aminomethyltransferase GcvT, whose product MADLLTSPLHDRHLALGAKTAPFGGWEMPLEYPTGVVAEHTAVRSGVGVFDVSHLGKAEVTGPGAAAYVNACLTNDLDRIGPGQAQYTLCCDDETGGVVDDLIVYRYSDERVLLVPNAANTAEVVRRLAATAPAGVEVVDRHRDLAVLAVQGPLSDEVMTAMGLPVDHDYMSFVEATYADATVVVCRTGYTGERGYELLVPNEAAGAVWDALLAAGAEHGVAPCGLGARDTLRTEMGYPLHGQDISLDVTPVQARMAWAVGWDKPAFWGKDVLVRERAEKPKRVLRGIVATGRGIPRPGMSVSLSADVLVGEVTSGTFSPTLRKGVGLALVAATVHPEAEVGVDIRGRREIFQLTKPPFVDPSVKES is encoded by the coding sequence ATGGCCGACCTGCTGACCTCGCCGCTGCACGACCGTCACCTGGCGCTGGGGGCCAAGACCGCCCCGTTCGGCGGCTGGGAGATGCCGCTGGAGTACCCCACGGGCGTCGTGGCCGAGCACACCGCGGTCCGCTCGGGCGTGGGCGTCTTCGACGTCAGCCACCTCGGCAAGGCCGAGGTCACCGGCCCCGGCGCGGCGGCGTACGTCAACGCCTGCCTGACCAACGACCTCGACCGCATCGGCCCCGGCCAGGCGCAGTACACGCTGTGCTGCGACGACGAGACCGGCGGCGTGGTCGACGACCTGATCGTCTACCGCTACTCCGACGAGCGGGTGCTGCTGGTGCCCAACGCCGCGAACACCGCCGAGGTCGTGCGCCGCCTGGCCGCCACCGCCCCCGCGGGTGTCGAGGTCGTCGACCGGCACCGCGACCTGGCCGTGCTGGCCGTCCAGGGCCCCCTCAGCGACGAGGTGATGACCGCGATGGGGCTGCCGGTCGACCACGACTACATGAGCTTCGTGGAGGCGACGTACGCCGACGCCACCGTGGTGGTGTGCCGCACCGGCTACACCGGCGAGCGCGGCTACGAGCTGCTGGTGCCCAACGAGGCCGCGGGCGCGGTGTGGGACGCGCTGCTCGCGGCCGGCGCCGAGCACGGCGTCGCCCCGTGCGGGCTGGGCGCGCGCGACACCCTGCGCACCGAGATGGGCTACCCGCTGCACGGGCAGGACATCTCCCTCGACGTCACGCCGGTGCAGGCGCGGATGGCCTGGGCGGTCGGCTGGGACAAGCCGGCCTTCTGGGGCAAGGACGTGCTGGTGCGCGAGCGCGCCGAGAAGCCCAAGCGGGTGCTGCGCGGCATCGTGGCCACCGGCCGGGGCATCCCGCGACCGGGCATGAGCGTCTCGCTGAGCGCCGACGTGCTGGTCGGCGAGGTCACCTCGGGCACCTTCAGCCCCACGCTGCGCAAGGGGGTCGGGCTGGCCCTGGTGGCCGCGACCGTGCACCCCGAGGCGGAGGTCGGGGTCGACATCCGCGGCCGCCGCGAGATCTTCCAGCTCACCAAGCCCCCGTTCGTCGACCCGTCGGTGAAGGAGTCCTGA
- the lpdA gene encoding dihydrolipoyl dehydrogenase codes for MADTDFDVLILGAGSGGYACALRAAQLGMRVALVEKGDLGGTCLHVGCIPTKALLHAAEVADSARDSEQFGVRATLEGIDMAGVNSYKDGVVSRLFKGLTGLVKGRGVTVVAGEGRLTGPREVTVDGTAYTGRHVVLATGSYSRSLPGLEVDGERVLTSEHALRLERVPSSVVVLGGGVIGCEFASVWRSFGAEVTIVEALPRLVAAEDEASSKVLERTFKKRGIKARTGTPFESVKTTDHGVVVTVEGGETIEAELLLVAVGRNPVTDGLGYDEQGVEMERGFVRTDERCRTNLEGVYAVGDIVPGLQLAHRGFQQGIFVAEDIAGLDPAPIDEAGIPRVTYSHPEVASVGLDEATARSTYGEDAVETLTYDLGGNGKSQILKTQGFVKLVRVTDGPVVGVHMVGDRVGELIGEAQLIYGWEAHAEDVAPLVHAHPTQNEALGEAHLALAGKALHAHS; via the coding sequence GTGGCCGACACCGACTTCGACGTACTCATTCTCGGCGCTGGCTCGGGGGGGTACGCGTGCGCGCTGCGCGCCGCCCAGCTCGGCATGCGGGTCGCACTGGTGGAGAAGGGCGACCTCGGCGGCACCTGCCTGCACGTGGGCTGCATCCCCACCAAGGCGCTGCTGCACGCCGCGGAGGTCGCCGACTCGGCGCGTGACTCCGAGCAGTTCGGCGTGCGCGCCACGCTCGAGGGCATCGACATGGCCGGGGTGAACTCCTACAAGGACGGCGTCGTCTCGCGGCTCTTCAAGGGCCTCACCGGCCTGGTCAAGGGCCGTGGCGTGACCGTGGTCGCCGGCGAGGGCCGCCTCACCGGGCCGCGCGAGGTCACCGTCGACGGCACCGCCTACACCGGTCGCCACGTCGTGCTGGCCACCGGCTCCTACTCCCGCTCGCTGCCCGGCCTCGAGGTCGACGGCGAGCGCGTCCTCACCTCCGAGCACGCGCTGCGCCTCGAGCGCGTGCCGTCCTCGGTCGTGGTGCTCGGCGGCGGCGTCATCGGCTGCGAGTTCGCCAGCGTGTGGCGCTCCTTCGGCGCCGAGGTCACCATCGTCGAGGCGCTGCCCCGGCTGGTGGCCGCCGAGGACGAGGCCTCCTCCAAGGTGCTCGAGCGCACCTTCAAGAAGCGCGGCATCAAGGCCCGCACCGGCACCCCCTTCGAGAGCGTGAAGACCACCGACCACGGCGTGGTCGTGACCGTCGAGGGCGGCGAGACCATCGAGGCCGAGCTGCTGCTCGTCGCCGTCGGTCGCAACCCCGTCACCGACGGCCTGGGCTACGACGAGCAGGGCGTCGAGATGGAGCGCGGCTTCGTGCGCACCGACGAGCGCTGCCGCACCAACCTCGAGGGCGTGTACGCCGTCGGCGACATCGTCCCCGGGCTCCAGCTGGCCCACCGCGGCTTCCAGCAGGGCATCTTCGTCGCCGAGGACATCGCCGGGCTCGACCCCGCGCCCATCGACGAGGCCGGCATCCCCCGCGTCACCTACTCCCACCCCGAGGTCGCCTCGGTCGGTCTCGACGAGGCCACCGCGCGCTCGACGTACGGCGAGGACGCCGTGGAGACGCTGACCTACGACCTGGGCGGCAACGGCAAGAGCCAGATCCTCAAGACCCAGGGTTTCGTCAAGCTGGTGCGCGTCACCGACGGGCCCGTCGTGGGAGTGCACATGGTCGGCGACCGGGTCGGCGAGCTGATCGGCGAGGCACAGCTGATCTACGGCTGGGAGGCCCACGCCGAGGACGTCGCCCCGCTGGTGCACGCCCACCCCACCCAGAACGAGGCTCTCGGCGAGGCGCACCTCGCCCTGGCCGGCAAGGCGCTGCACGCGCACTCGTGA